Proteins encoded by one window of Chondromyces crocatus:
- the purL gene encoding phosphoribosylformylglycinamidine synthase subunit PurL, giving the protein MSTDADAVVPSPAPFPGDPAVDLAQARAHKLSEEEWSRACERLGRAPRFAELGVLSVMWSEHCSYKSSRVHLARLPTTGPRVIQGPGENAGVVDIGDGFAAVFKMESHNHPSFIEPYQGAATGVGGILRDVFTMGARPIANLDSLRFGRPDHPRTAALLRGVVAGVGGYGNCIGVPTVGGELFFDKAYDGNILVNAFTCGVVRADRIFYGRASGVGNPVIYVGARTGRDGIHGATMASDEFSAGGPSKRPTVQVGDPFMEKLLLEACLEIFAEDLLVGIQDMGAAGLTSSSVEMAGRSGSGLELDLDQVPRRAKGLTPYEMLLSESQERMLLVAKPGCEARVAAICEKWELEAAIIGRVTDTGRWVIKATPGYDPLAEAPIARAPVTVCDLPVDFLTDAAPKYDRPQRDDATLPARRAFDCGLIALPVSWSDELLAMVGSPNLGSRQWVWRQYDHLVRGGTEVRPGSDAAVVRVPCERDGERVEKILAFALDCNGRLCELDAFHGAAMAVAEVCRNVVCGGGEPVGLTDCLNFGNPERPEIMRQFALAIDGMAAACRALGVPIVSGNVSLYNETDGRAILPTPTMGAVGLVHDAGDVTRARFEEAGLSVLLLGGTRGGPLGGSEYVVRHSGAVQGAPPGIDLDLERRLQGFLLSLLRRRPRHVLSAHDVSEGGLAVALAECCTAADEARHMVGATIALPEAGEDLAAALFGEAPSRVVVTVRPGDEAEVVRAAGAAGVGVTMLGVTGGSRLSIARGGELLLDVGLDALRAARERCLEGIVGA; this is encoded by the coding sequence ATGAGCACCGACGCCGACGCCGTGGTCCCGTCCCCTGCCCCGTTTCCCGGTGATCCTGCGGTGGATCTCGCGCAAGCGCGGGCGCACAAACTGAGCGAAGAGGAGTGGTCGCGGGCGTGCGAGCGCCTCGGGCGAGCGCCGCGGTTCGCAGAGCTGGGCGTCCTCAGCGTGATGTGGAGCGAGCACTGCTCGTACAAGAGCTCGCGCGTGCACCTGGCGCGACTGCCGACGACGGGGCCGCGGGTCATCCAGGGCCCTGGCGAGAACGCGGGTGTGGTGGACATCGGCGACGGGTTCGCGGCGGTGTTCAAGATGGAGTCGCACAACCACCCGTCGTTCATCGAGCCGTACCAGGGCGCGGCGACCGGCGTCGGCGGCATCCTGCGTGACGTGTTCACCATGGGGGCGCGTCCGATCGCGAACCTGGACTCGCTGCGGTTCGGGCGGCCGGACCATCCGCGGACGGCGGCGCTGCTGCGCGGCGTGGTGGCCGGGGTGGGCGGCTACGGGAACTGCATCGGGGTGCCGACGGTCGGCGGGGAGCTGTTCTTCGACAAGGCCTACGACGGGAACATCCTGGTGAACGCGTTCACCTGCGGCGTGGTGCGCGCAGACCGGATCTTCTACGGGCGCGCGAGCGGCGTCGGGAACCCGGTGATCTACGTGGGCGCGCGGACGGGGCGCGACGGGATCCACGGGGCGACGATGGCGTCGGACGAGTTCTCGGCAGGGGGGCCGAGCAAGCGGCCGACGGTGCAGGTGGGCGACCCGTTCATGGAGAAGCTGCTCCTGGAGGCGTGCCTGGAGATCTTCGCCGAGGATCTGCTGGTGGGGATCCAGGACATGGGGGCGGCGGGGCTCACGTCGTCGTCGGTGGAGATGGCCGGCCGCTCGGGGAGCGGGCTGGAGCTGGACCTGGATCAGGTGCCGCGGCGGGCGAAGGGGCTGACGCCGTACGAGATGCTGCTGAGCGAGTCGCAGGAGCGGATGCTGCTCGTGGCAAAGCCGGGGTGCGAGGCGCGGGTCGCAGCGATCTGCGAGAAGTGGGAGCTGGAGGCGGCGATCATCGGGCGGGTGACGGACACGGGGCGCTGGGTGATCAAGGCGACGCCGGGCTACGATCCGCTGGCGGAGGCGCCGATCGCACGGGCGCCGGTGACGGTGTGCGATCTGCCGGTGGACTTCCTGACGGACGCTGCGCCGAAGTACGATCGGCCGCAGCGGGACGACGCGACGTTGCCAGCGCGCCGGGCGTTCGACTGCGGGCTGATCGCGCTCCCGGTCTCGTGGAGCGACGAGCTCCTGGCGATGGTGGGGTCGCCGAACCTGGGCTCACGGCAGTGGGTGTGGCGGCAGTACGATCACCTGGTGCGGGGCGGGACGGAGGTGCGGCCCGGAAGCGACGCCGCCGTGGTGCGGGTGCCCTGCGAGCGGGACGGGGAGCGGGTGGAGAAGATCCTGGCGTTCGCGCTCGACTGCAACGGGCGGCTCTGCGAGCTGGATGCGTTCCACGGCGCGGCGATGGCGGTGGCCGAGGTGTGCCGGAACGTGGTGTGCGGCGGTGGGGAGCCGGTGGGGCTCACCGACTGCCTGAACTTCGGCAACCCCGAGCGGCCGGAGATCATGCGGCAGTTCGCGCTGGCGATCGACGGGATGGCGGCGGCCTGCAGGGCGCTGGGCGTGCCGATCGTGAGCGGGAACGTGTCGCTGTACAACGAGACGGACGGGCGGGCGATCCTGCCGACGCCGACGATGGGCGCCGTGGGGCTGGTGCACGACGCGGGGGACGTGACGCGGGCGCGGTTCGAGGAGGCGGGGCTCTCCGTGCTGCTCCTCGGTGGGACGCGCGGCGGTCCGCTGGGCGGGTCGGAGTACGTGGTGCGTCACTCGGGCGCGGTGCAAGGGGCGCCCCCCGGAATCGATCTGGACCTGGAGCGGCGGCTGCAAGGGTTTCTGCTGTCGCTCTTGCGGCGGCGTCCGCGGCACGTGCTGAGCGCGCACGATGTGTCGGAGGGCGGGCTCGCCGTGGCGCTCGCGGAGTGCTGCACCGCGGCGGACGAGGCGCGGCACATGGTCGGCGCGACGATCGCACTGCCCGAGGCGGGTGAGGACCTGGCAGCGGCGCTGTTCGGGGAGGCGCCGAGCCGGGTGGTGGTGACGGTGCGGCCCGGAGACGAGGCAGAGGTGGTGCGCGCCGCCGGCGCCGCCGGCGTCGGGGTGACGATGCTGGGCGTGACCGGGGGCTCGCGGCTCTCGATCGCGCGGGGCGGGGAGCTGCTGCTCGACGTGGGGCTGGACGCGCTCCGAGCGGCGCGAGAGCGGTGCCTGGAGGGGATCGTGGGGGCGTGA
- a CDS encoding DUF2007 domain-containing protein produces the protein MRAFVTVRRYLDSTEAELARAHLEVHGIEARVSEPTPFNPLLALPAGGVRLDVPSLQVEQAERLLQELRSAHIDLDEAEADDADTANGASAAPTVRCPRCELEYCFFERGLPRRLGFAAAPIGALLALPFLLFGPKRWVCHKCEHVWSDPAEGPKKPTRLEPGDPEPVFRLHRAPTMRGLLLGFVAGFLLWVGVAHEYSGLLPMLFPIAGYGIGKALGADVCSGPKCREPLPPGMETCSACKGAVVGRVASAAEHYAAAADVRRELSACRAEEPVETPRKPKRRAKAMAA, from the coding sequence GTGCGCGCATTCGTGACCGTCCGGAGATACCTGGATTCCACCGAGGCGGAGCTGGCCCGCGCGCACCTGGAGGTGCACGGGATCGAGGCGCGGGTCTCCGAGCCGACGCCATTCAACCCGCTGCTCGCGCTGCCAGCGGGAGGCGTGCGGCTGGACGTGCCGTCGCTTCAGGTCGAGCAGGCCGAGCGGCTGCTGCAGGAGCTGAGGAGCGCGCACATCGACCTCGACGAGGCAGAGGCCGACGACGCCGACACAGCGAACGGGGCGAGTGCGGCGCCGACCGTGCGCTGCCCTCGCTGCGAGCTGGAGTATTGCTTCTTCGAGCGGGGGCTTCCCCGGCGGCTCGGGTTCGCCGCGGCACCGATCGGGGCGCTCCTCGCCCTGCCCTTCTTGCTGTTCGGTCCGAAGCGGTGGGTCTGTCACAAGTGCGAGCACGTGTGGAGCGATCCGGCCGAGGGGCCGAAGAAGCCGACGCGCCTGGAACCCGGGGACCCCGAGCCGGTGTTCCGACTCCATCGTGCGCCGACGATGCGCGGGCTGCTGCTCGGGTTCGTGGCGGGGTTCCTGCTCTGGGTCGGGGTCGCGCACGAGTACTCGGGGCTCCTGCCCATGCTCTTCCCGATCGCGGGGTACGGGATCGGCAAGGCGCTCGGCGCCGACGTCTGCTCGGGGCCGAAATGCCGCGAGCCGTTGCCGCCAGGGATGGAGACGTGCAGCGCGTGCAAGGGAGCGGTGGTCGGGCGGGTCGCGTCGGCAGCCGAGCACTACGCCGCTGCCGCCGATGTTCGCCGCGAGCTCTCGGCATGCCGCGCGGAGGAGCCGGTCGAGACGCCGAGGAAACCGAAACGACGCGCAAAGGCCATGGCGGCGTAG
- a CDS encoding YecA family protein, whose product MPQPQRAAGHQAHFLTRLDRLSLPQVELALQLYRDPEVVRALLDHLTLPDAIRVALSLDDPTAGPFLLVTRDGRFVTCLAQGMHPGRCPVVTRVQLDAAIARHGILQQRLDEYRRLEGGTLRRILHRIFEGGSAVSREDIAAVSSLAPLCVSTLVQLQLDATGDLIDTLPTLVSLFSRTDRPRPTTHELLRSYWSTAWMSAHLAVLLGVSARPFLERIPPEELLRFGTAFSSGPFLTTTMASTTRGVWSVARIGKVLLPSYKRAHHASDTTTGYLETTVALALLGFRHARLHNETRKAIHALPPFYAQFPPGAPQRRWAQGIINACALLDENPDGSSERHLKFGREHAVRITSHLPPGSPHRFERPEDVPADIALAVITNTGNDLLQEHAAMVVFFALLPWLSRATATDLYLPRAFLDAIVDPWTPAQTLHLLLPHLKARREQAKIDAARPSRSGPCPCGSGKKHKRCCLIEA is encoded by the coding sequence ATGCCCCAACCGCAGCGCGCCGCCGGACACCAGGCCCACTTCCTCACGCGCCTCGATCGCCTCTCGTTACCGCAGGTCGAGCTGGCCTTACAGCTCTACCGCGACCCCGAGGTCGTGCGCGCGCTCCTCGATCACCTCACGCTCCCCGACGCCATCCGCGTCGCCCTCTCCCTCGACGATCCGACCGCGGGTCCCTTCTTGCTCGTCACCCGCGACGGCCGCTTCGTCACCTGCCTCGCCCAGGGCATGCACCCCGGAAGATGCCCGGTCGTCACGCGGGTCCAGCTCGACGCCGCCATCGCCCGCCACGGCATCCTGCAGCAGCGCCTCGACGAGTACCGCCGCCTCGAAGGCGGCACGCTCCGACGCATCCTCCACCGCATCTTCGAGGGCGGCAGCGCCGTCTCGCGCGAGGACATCGCCGCGGTCTCCAGCCTCGCCCCCCTCTGCGTGAGCACCCTGGTCCAGCTCCAGCTCGACGCGACCGGTGACCTCATCGACACCTTGCCGACGCTGGTGTCGCTCTTCAGCCGCACCGACCGGCCCCGGCCCACCACCCACGAGCTGCTGCGCAGCTACTGGAGCACCGCCTGGATGTCCGCTCACCTCGCCGTCCTGCTCGGCGTCAGCGCGCGCCCCTTCCTCGAGCGCATCCCGCCCGAGGAGCTGCTCCGCTTCGGTACGGCGTTCTCGTCCGGCCCCTTTCTCACCACGACCATGGCCAGCACCACGCGCGGCGTCTGGTCCGTCGCGCGCATCGGCAAGGTGCTGCTGCCCAGCTACAAGCGCGCGCACCACGCGAGCGACACCACCACCGGCTACCTGGAGACGACCGTCGCCCTCGCCCTGCTCGGCTTCCGCCACGCGCGGCTGCACAACGAGACCCGGAAGGCCATCCACGCCTTACCCCCGTTCTACGCGCAGTTCCCTCCCGGGGCACCGCAGCGGCGCTGGGCCCAGGGCATCATCAACGCCTGCGCCCTGCTCGACGAGAACCCCGACGGCTCGAGCGAACGCCACCTGAAGTTCGGTCGCGAGCACGCCGTCCGGATCACCTCTCACCTGCCCCCCGGCTCCCCCCACCGCTTCGAGCGGCCCGAGGACGTCCCCGCCGACATCGCCCTCGCGGTCATCACGAACACCGGCAACGATCTCCTGCAGGAGCACGCGGCGATGGTGGTGTTCTTCGCGCTCCTGCCCTGGCTGTCGCGCGCCACCGCCACCGATCTCTACCTCCCCCGCGCCTTCCTCGACGCCATCGTCGATCCGTGGACGCCAGCACAGACGCTGCACCTCCTTTTGCCTCACCTGAAAGCGCGCCGCGAACAGGCGAAGATCGACGCCGCGCGACCTTCGCGCAGCGGCCCGTGCCCCTGCGGGAGCGGCAAGAAGCACAAGCGCTGCTGCCTCATCGAGGCGTGA
- a CDS encoding GMC family oxidoreductase N-terminal domain-containing protein, giving the protein MKTADGVCDFVVVGSGAGGATAALVLAEAGREVVLLEEGPEVRDEDRGLGTNEAFFRMFRAKGTQVATGRSVIPVLQGRCVGGTTVVNGAIIWRMPDDVHARCFGPIGAEEAIPLRELSRCFDRIERDHAVGVTPEALLGNNGRLMRTAAEKLGLEGHVIQRNVRGCQGSSRCLEGCPTRRKQSVEQTYIPAAVARGARLFAGHEVREVEVCGGRATAVRGRDAAGRAFRLAARRGVILAASAVQSALILRRSGVGPKEHVGNHFRAHPAAAVSGVYRDPVRLWQGGTQTYEVDHFRKEGFKMETASLPLELAGVRMAGFGAAFQEKIGDYDRTAVWGVQVRGEAEGRVRSGLLGPAIRYTPAPEDMERIRRGARILCEMHLEAGAERVYPGVHGGPEVVTSARELVKLDDLPVDPRAWSLIISHVFGTCRMSRDERGGVVGHDFGVHGLKGLWVVDASIFPTTPGVNPQHSIMALAMLAAERIAETRAA; this is encoded by the coding sequence GTGAAGACGGCCGACGGGGTGTGCGATTTCGTGGTCGTGGGGAGCGGGGCCGGTGGGGCGACGGCTGCGCTCGTGCTCGCCGAGGCGGGGCGCGAGGTGGTGCTGCTCGAAGAGGGGCCCGAGGTGCGGGACGAGGACCGGGGGCTCGGAACGAACGAGGCGTTCTTCCGGATGTTCCGCGCCAAGGGGACGCAGGTGGCGACGGGGCGGAGCGTGATCCCGGTGCTGCAAGGGCGGTGCGTGGGCGGGACGACGGTGGTGAACGGGGCGATCATCTGGCGGATGCCGGACGACGTGCACGCACGCTGCTTCGGGCCGATCGGGGCGGAGGAGGCGATCCCGCTGCGGGAGCTTTCGCGGTGCTTCGACCGCATCGAGCGGGACCACGCGGTGGGGGTGACGCCGGAGGCGCTGCTCGGGAACAACGGGCGGCTGATGCGGACGGCGGCAGAGAAGCTGGGGCTCGAAGGGCACGTGATCCAGCGGAACGTGCGTGGCTGTCAGGGATCGAGCCGCTGCCTGGAGGGGTGCCCGACGCGGCGGAAGCAGAGCGTGGAGCAGACGTACATCCCGGCGGCCGTGGCGCGAGGGGCGCGGCTCTTCGCAGGGCACGAGGTGCGCGAGGTGGAGGTGTGCGGGGGGCGGGCGACGGCGGTGCGAGGGCGGGACGCAGCGGGGCGGGCGTTCCGGCTGGCGGCGCGGCGGGGGGTGATCCTGGCCGCGAGCGCGGTGCAGTCGGCGCTGATCCTGCGGCGTTCGGGGGTGGGGCCGAAGGAGCACGTGGGGAACCATTTCCGGGCACACCCGGCAGCGGCGGTGTCGGGGGTATACCGGGATCCGGTGCGGCTCTGGCAGGGCGGGACGCAGACCTACGAGGTGGACCACTTCCGGAAGGAGGGGTTCAAGATGGAGACGGCATCGCTGCCGCTGGAGTTGGCCGGGGTGCGGATGGCCGGGTTCGGGGCGGCGTTCCAGGAGAAGATCGGCGATTACGATCGGACGGCGGTGTGGGGGGTGCAGGTGCGGGGAGAGGCGGAAGGGCGGGTGCGCTCGGGGCTCCTGGGGCCCGCCATCCGCTACACGCCGGCGCCAGAGGACATGGAGCGCATCCGTCGGGGGGCGCGAATCCTGTGCGAGATGCACCTCGAGGCCGGGGCGGAGCGGGTGTACCCGGGGGTGCACGGGGGGCCAGAGGTGGTGACGTCGGCGCGCGAGCTGGTGAAGCTCGACGACTTGCCGGTGGATCCGCGGGCGTGGAGCTTGATCATCAGCCACGTCTTCGGGACGTGCCGCATGAGCCGGGACGAGCGCGGTGGGGTGGTGGGACACGATTTCGGGGTGCACGGGCTGAAGGGGCTGTGGGTGGTGGATGCGTCGATCTTCCCGACGACGCCGGGGGTGAACCCGCAGCACTCGATCATGGCGCTGGCCATGCTGGCGGCAGAGCGCATTGCAGAGACACGGGCGGCCTAG
- a CDS encoding amidohydrolase family protein has product MQNGKENRAPVMRLAPSWIWRARGLLGVLPLFAAACRDAPAPAATAPSADAPAGSVTAPSSVTSSGGATAAPGDATPSSSPAPAGGILDLHVHLPSRAVVPALLERLQQHGIARAVILSSSPLRPSARTQGPFAELGPANDLVLEVAAEHPGRLIPFIALDLAAQRPEDLDALLRRGACGVKLYQGNHELHERPLDDPAHEPLWKAMAARRVPVLLHVNTVRYRAELDAVLRAHPGLNVTCAHFCGARTDLDRLESIMNAHPALLFDTSNGSASFAADGYAHFERERDRIRSLIARAPHRFLFGSDLVPTQSGPEWSTEWDFHLRANLGVLREERFEFWRKEPPSKALVPGQYRGLTLPPDVLRPILEENAKRWLGTCLAPK; this is encoded by the coding sequence ATGCAGAACGGTAAGGAAAACCGCGCTCCCGTAATGCGCCTGGCGCCCTCCTGGATCTGGCGCGCCCGCGGTCTGCTGGGGGTGTTGCCGCTCTTCGCTGCTGCCTGTCGGGACGCACCAGCGCCGGCCGCCACGGCGCCTTCTGCTGACGCTCCGGCGGGGTCGGTGACGGCGCCCAGCAGTGTGACGTCGTCCGGCGGCGCCACGGCCGCGCCCGGCGATGCGACGCCCTCCTCGTCGCCGGCCCCGGCTGGGGGCATCCTCGACCTCCACGTCCACCTGCCCTCGCGCGCCGTCGTCCCCGCCCTCCTGGAACGCTTGCAGCAGCACGGCATCGCCCGCGCCGTCATCCTCTCCAGCTCCCCCCTCCGCCCCTCCGCCCGCACCCAGGGCCCCTTCGCCGAGCTGGGCCCTGCCAACGATCTCGTCCTGGAGGTCGCCGCCGAGCACCCCGGACGCCTCATCCCCTTCATCGCCCTCGACCTCGCCGCCCAGCGCCCCGAGGACCTCGACGCCCTCCTTCGCCGCGGCGCTTGCGGCGTGAAGCTCTACCAGGGCAACCACGAGCTGCACGAGCGCCCCCTCGACGACCCGGCCCACGAACCCCTCTGGAAGGCCATGGCCGCGCGCCGCGTCCCCGTCCTCTTGCACGTGAACACCGTCCGCTACCGCGCCGAGCTCGACGCCGTCCTCCGCGCGCACCCGGGCCTCAACGTCACCTGCGCCCACTTCTGCGGCGCCCGCACCGACCTCGACCGCCTCGAATCGATCATGAACGCCCACCCCGCGCTGCTCTTCGACACCAGCAACGGCTCGGCATCCTTCGCCGCCGACGGCTACGCGCACTTCGAGCGCGAGCGCGACCGCATCCGCAGCCTCATCGCCCGCGCCCCTCACCGCTTCCTCTTCGGCTCCGACCTCGTCCCCACCCAGAGCGGCCCCGAGTGGTCCACCGAGTGGGACTTCCACCTGCGCGCCAACCTCGGCGTGCTGCGCGAAGAGCGCTTCGAGTTCTGGCGCAAGGAGCCCCCCTCGAAAGCGCTCGTCCCGGGTCAGTACCGCGGCCTCACCCTCCCTCCCGACGTGCTCCGCCCCATCCTCGAAGAGAACGCGAAGCGGTGGCTGGGCACCTGCCTCGCCCCGAAGTGA
- a CDS encoding DNRLRE domain-containing protein — translation MKTAKHYATLCAAAALSIPACMSASEPDDAIHDAVAEAEQALSSEGSVCITRPASQDAVIRADAAAFNDGATEQLSTGISSSSGRRRTLLQFDLSSVPAGATVVNSTMGIYQVYRDGAAATVNVHQVTAAWAENSVTWNSLGSSFDPAASASFTASSAIDYRRFAVDELVQGWVDGTPNHGVLLDEPGSTHTNYRSRENVKVDQRPYLEVCYVTCGDGIQNGDETGVDCGGSCATACASCNDGIQNGSETGVDCGGSCAPCATCNDGIRNGSETGVDCGGSCAPCATCNDGIKNGGETGVDCGGPICGACATCNDGIHNGNETGIDCGGSCAPCATCNDGIRNGGETGVDCGGPICGACATCNDGIRNGNETGVDCGGSCGPCAPTSVCGNGVREPGEECDGRDMGDGVCGVLHILPLCNAQCKYTFPWLCHTL, via the coding sequence ATGAAAACCGCGAAGCACTACGCCACCCTCTGCGCCGCTGCCGCCCTGTCCATTCCTGCGTGTATGAGCGCGTCGGAACCCGACGACGCCATCCACGATGCCGTCGCCGAGGCCGAGCAAGCCCTGTCCTCCGAGGGCTCCGTCTGCATCACCCGGCCTGCATCGCAGGATGCCGTCATTCGCGCGGACGCCGCGGCGTTCAACGACGGCGCGACCGAACAGCTCAGCACCGGCATCTCCTCGTCGAGCGGCCGACGGCGCACCCTGCTCCAGTTCGACCTCTCCAGCGTCCCCGCTGGCGCCACGGTGGTCAATTCGACCATGGGCATCTACCAGGTGTACCGGGACGGCGCGGCCGCCACGGTCAACGTCCACCAGGTGACGGCGGCCTGGGCCGAGAACTCGGTCACCTGGAACAGCCTGGGCAGCAGCTTCGATCCCGCCGCCTCGGCGTCGTTCACCGCATCGAGCGCCATCGATTACCGCCGCTTCGCCGTCGACGAGCTGGTGCAGGGGTGGGTCGACGGAACCCCGAACCACGGCGTCCTGCTCGACGAGCCGGGCTCCACCCACACCAACTACCGCAGCCGCGAGAACGTGAAGGTCGATCAGCGCCCGTACCTCGAGGTCTGCTACGTCACCTGTGGCGACGGCATCCAGAACGGCGACGAGACCGGCGTCGACTGCGGCGGCAGCTGCGCCACGGCGTGCGCCTCGTGCAACGACGGCATCCAGAACGGCAGCGAGACCGGCGTCGACTGCGGCGGCAGCTGCGCTCCCTGCGCCACCTGCAACGACGGCATCCGCAATGGCAGCGAGACCGGCGTCGACTGCGGCGGTAGCTGCGCCCCCTGCGCCACCTGCAACGACGGCATCAAGAACGGCGGCGAGACCGGCGTCGACTGCGGCGGCCCCATCTGCGGCGCTTGCGCTACCTGCAACGATGGCATCCACAACGGCAACGAGACCGGCATCGACTGCGGCGGCAGCTGCGCCCCCTGCGCCACGTGCAACGACGGCATCCGCAACGGCGGCGAGACTGGCGTCGACTGCGGCGGCCCCATCTGCGGCGCTTGCGCCACCTGCAACGACGGCATCCGCAACGGCAACGAGACCGGCGTCGACTGCGGCGGCAGCTGCGGCCCCTGCGCCCCCACCTCCGTCTGCGGCAACGGCGTGCGCGAGCCCGGCGAGGAGTGCGACGGCCGCGACATGGGTGACGGCGTCTGCGGCGTCCTCCACATCCTCCCGCTCTGCAACGCGCAGTGCAAATACACCTTCCCCTGGCTGTGCCACACGCTGTGA